The Lacipirellula parvula genome window below encodes:
- a CDS encoding PVC-type heme-binding CxxCH protein, which produces MMKLSRACCALLSFVALTPLATAHEGHAGHDKFVKHSFKKEQLSKEFYGEGANFGDFNHDGVNDLVSGPYWYEGPKFLKRHEYYPAKPFDIAGYSENFFAFTHDFNGDGWDDILIIGFPGAETSWFENPQGKEAPWKRHIALAVTDNESPTFTDVTGDDVPDLVCMSGGQIGYAEIPQDPTQLWKFHPVSPVRGYQRFTHGIGVGDVNGDGRLDLLEQNGWWEQPEKVTDEPWAFHEVKFSEPGGSHMFAYDFDGDGDNDVLTAKAAHSYGLAWFEQVRNGDKIEFIEHKIMGEKPEENDYGVAFSQLHAVDLVDMDGDGVLDIVTGKRWWAHAEHDPGSLEPAVLYWFQTVRDNGSARFVPHEIDNNSGVGTQVVARDINGDKLPDVVVGSKKGTFVLTHKAEEVDEAKWNESQPKLRDGVEKPTLPEHAADKKADTAANPDGFPATAADGRRLNLDFEKGDLSDWTATGTAFAELPVEGDTVGKRLVDQTSGQKGQYWIGTYERTGDGPQGELTSIPFKVTHPYASFLIGGGSGKALGAQIVDKQSGEVIFHASGRSMEEMSRVATDLSKYLGKEIFVRVIDHGSAGWGHVNFDHFRFHDEMPVIANQPAGELTADEYPYAGLSGEEAVGVMKLPAGFKAILSAQEPDVKQPIAMALDDRGRLWVAEAYEYPIRAPEGKGTDRILIFEDSDGDGKFDSHKVFADNLNLVSGIELGFGGVWVGAAPYLLFIPDRNGDDVPDGKPEILLDGWAYQDTHETLNTFIWGPDGWLYGCHGVFTHSRIGKPGTPDDKRIPVNAAIWRYHPTQHVFEIFTEGTSNPWGVDFDDNGQAFTTACVIPHLYYNIPGARYQRQAGTHFNPFTYADIQTIADHRHYLGENPHGGNGKSGDAGGGHAHSGAMIYLGGAWPEEYRGRIFMNNIHGQRLNTDILKPQGSGFIGSHGPDFLLTGDLASQILNFRYGPDGNCFLIDWYDTNACHHNNVEGHDRSNGRIYKIVYGDKKAGKVDLGKLSDVELAKLALEKNDWYVRHSRRILQERAAAGKLSVDARNELVSIAKNNADASRVQRAMWALHVTGGIPADLAATLLKHQSPYVRGWVIQFTWDGDKTPQRDMVQQFAVMAQQDSSQVVRLYLAAALQHVPLAHRWETLAALTRHAEDADDHNLPLMYWFAAEPLAAENPEQALTFGLSCGETIPLLRKFMIRRIASIDSPEALATLVQAVAESDNAGEQLELIVGMRTALQGQRQVAQPKNWPAAAAKAAKSSDEKVRREATALGVTFGDKDAMAALRAVVVDGKASDGARRQALDALLRVKDPGLAPVLLKLLTDPGLCEPALSGLAFYEDAAVPGAVLKIYGNASPAAKRAALATLCSRPGYGVELLKAIEAKQIPAADLSADLVRQLQNHNNADLDELLANVWGQVRSTPADKAAMIVALREMLKHPSATPDVELGRAVFVKTCQQCHTLYGVGAKIGPDLTGSNRADVEYLLSNVIDPSSVISKDYQQTVILTVDGLVISGLVKAEDDKSVTIQTTTETIVVPQDEIEDRQLSDASMMPEDQLKQFSPQQIASLFAYLQAKGQNPIQAQADNQELFFNGKDLTGWNGNHELWSVEEGELIGRSKNGLAKNEFLFSDFAVGDFELTFQVKLVDDAGNSGVQFRSQPAEGGEAKGYQADIGPDWWGKLYEESGRALLWEKSGEEFVRKGEWNDYKIVAEGSHIRTWINGKPCVDLDDPDGERRGLFALQLHSGGPTEVRFRNLKLKVLDAPAAAEAEKVTSAE; this is translated from the coding sequence ATGATGAAGCTTTCTCGCGCGTGCTGCGCGCTCTTGTCGTTCGTTGCTCTCACCCCGCTGGCGACGGCCCACGAAGGCCATGCAGGGCACGACAAGTTCGTGAAGCACTCTTTCAAGAAGGAGCAACTTTCGAAGGAGTTTTACGGCGAGGGAGCCAACTTCGGCGACTTCAATCACGACGGCGTCAACGATCTCGTCTCGGGGCCCTACTGGTACGAAGGCCCGAAGTTCCTCAAGCGGCACGAGTATTACCCGGCCAAGCCGTTCGATATCGCCGGCTACTCCGAGAACTTCTTCGCGTTCACGCACGATTTCAACGGCGATGGTTGGGACGACATTCTGATCATCGGTTTCCCCGGTGCGGAAACGTCGTGGTTCGAAAATCCGCAAGGGAAAGAGGCCCCCTGGAAACGGCATATCGCCCTCGCGGTGACCGACAACGAATCGCCGACCTTCACCGACGTTACCGGTGACGATGTACCGGATCTCGTCTGCATGAGCGGCGGACAAATTGGCTACGCCGAGATCCCGCAAGATCCGACGCAGCTCTGGAAGTTCCACCCCGTGTCGCCAGTGCGCGGCTACCAGCGGTTCACGCACGGCATTGGCGTCGGCGACGTCAACGGCGATGGCCGGCTCGACTTGCTCGAGCAAAACGGCTGGTGGGAGCAGCCCGAAAAGGTGACGGACGAACCGTGGGCGTTCCACGAAGTGAAGTTCAGCGAGCCGGGCGGTTCGCATATGTTCGCCTACGATTTCGACGGCGACGGCGACAACGACGTCCTCACCGCGAAGGCAGCTCACTCGTACGGCCTCGCTTGGTTCGAGCAGGTGAGGAATGGCGACAAGATCGAGTTCATCGAACACAAGATCATGGGCGAGAAGCCCGAGGAAAACGATTACGGCGTCGCATTCTCGCAACTCCACGCAGTCGACCTCGTCGACATGGACGGCGACGGCGTGCTCGACATCGTCACCGGCAAGCGGTGGTGGGCTCACGCGGAGCATGACCCCGGCTCGCTGGAGCCGGCAGTGCTGTACTGGTTCCAAACGGTGCGCGACAACGGCTCGGCCCGCTTCGTGCCGCACGAAATCGACAACAACTCGGGCGTCGGCACGCAGGTCGTTGCCCGCGACATTAACGGCGACAAGCTGCCCGACGTCGTCGTCGGCAGCAAGAAGGGGACGTTCGTCCTCACGCACAAGGCGGAGGAAGTCGACGAAGCGAAGTGGAACGAATCGCAGCCAAAGCTCCGCGACGGCGTCGAGAAGCCGACGCTACCCGAGCACGCCGCTGATAAGAAAGCCGACACAGCGGCCAATCCCGACGGCTTTCCAGCAACGGCCGCCGACGGCCGGCGGTTGAATCTCGACTTCGAGAAAGGCGACCTGAGCGACTGGACCGCCACGGGCACCGCGTTCGCTGAACTGCCAGTCGAAGGCGATACGGTCGGCAAGCGGTTGGTCGATCAGACGAGCGGCCAGAAGGGGCAGTACTGGATCGGCACCTACGAGCGCACAGGCGACGGCCCTCAGGGCGAACTGACGAGCATTCCGTTCAAGGTGACGCACCCCTACGCAAGCTTCCTAATCGGCGGCGGTTCGGGCAAAGCGCTCGGCGCGCAAATTGTCGACAAGCAATCAGGCGAGGTGATTTTCCACGCCAGCGGACGCAGCATGGAGGAAATGTCGCGCGTAGCGACCGATCTTTCGAAGTACCTAGGCAAAGAGATCTTCGTCCGCGTCATCGACCACGGCAGCGCCGGGTGGGGGCACGTCAATTTCGATCACTTCCGCTTCCACGACGAGATGCCGGTGATCGCCAATCAACCGGCAGGCGAACTAACAGCCGACGAGTACCCCTACGCCGGTCTCTCCGGCGAAGAGGCGGTCGGCGTGATGAAGCTGCCGGCGGGGTTCAAGGCAATTCTTTCGGCCCAGGAACCCGATGTGAAGCAGCCGATTGCGATGGCGCTCGATGATCGCGGCCGGCTGTGGGTCGCCGAGGCATACGAGTACCCCATTCGCGCTCCGGAAGGCAAAGGGACCGACCGCATCTTGATCTTCGAAGATTCGGACGGCGACGGGAAGTTCGACTCGCACAAGGTCTTTGCCGACAACCTAAATCTGGTGAGCGGCATCGAGCTCGGCTTCGGCGGCGTCTGGGTTGGCGCCGCGCCTTATCTGCTCTTCATTCCCGATCGCAACGGCGACGACGTGCCGGACGGCAAGCCGGAGATTTTGCTCGACGGCTGGGCGTATCAAGACACGCACGAGACGCTCAATACGTTCATTTGGGGGCCGGATGGTTGGCTTTACGGGTGCCACGGCGTGTTCACCCACTCGCGCATCGGCAAGCCGGGAACGCCGGACGACAAGCGGATTCCGGTCAATGCGGCGATTTGGCGATACCATCCGACGCAGCATGTCTTCGAGATCTTCACCGAAGGGACGAGCAATCCGTGGGGCGTCGACTTCGACGATAACGGCCAAGCGTTCACCACCGCCTGCGTCATCCCTCACCTCTACTACAACATTCCGGGCGCACGGTACCAACGTCAGGCGGGAACGCACTTCAATCCGTTCACCTACGCCGACATCCAGACGATTGCCGACCATCGCCACTACCTCGGCGAGAATCCCCACGGCGGCAACGGCAAGTCGGGCGACGCCGGCGGCGGACACGCCCACTCGGGCGCGATGATTTACCTCGGTGGCGCGTGGCCTGAGGAATATCGCGGCCGCATCTTCATGAACAACATTCACGGCCAGCGACTCAACACCGACATTTTGAAGCCGCAAGGCTCGGGCTTCATCGGCAGCCACGGCCCCGACTTTCTGCTCACCGGCGACTTGGCGTCGCAGATTCTCAACTTTCGCTACGGGCCAGACGGCAACTGCTTCCTGATCGACTGGTACGACACGAACGCCTGCCATCACAACAACGTCGAAGGGCACGACCGCAGCAACGGCCGCATTTACAAAATCGTCTACGGCGACAAGAAGGCCGGGAAGGTTGACCTCGGCAAGCTGAGCGACGTCGAGTTGGCGAAGCTCGCTCTCGAAAAAAACGACTGGTATGTCCGCCACTCGCGCCGCATCCTGCAAGAACGGGCCGCCGCGGGAAAGCTGAGCGTAGATGCACGAAATGAATTGGTTTCAATCGCCAAGAACAACGCCGATGCGAGCCGCGTGCAACGGGCGATGTGGGCCCTGCACGTCACCGGCGGCATTCCGGCCGACCTCGCAGCGACGCTGCTGAAGCATCAGTCGCCGTACGTTCGCGGCTGGGTGATTCAGTTCACCTGGGATGGCGACAAAACGCCCCAGCGAGACATGGTGCAGCAGTTTGCCGTGATGGCCCAGCAAGATTCCTCGCAGGTGGTGCGGCTCTATCTCGCCGCGGCGCTGCAACATGTGCCGCTGGCCCATCGGTGGGAGACCCTTGCGGCCCTCACGCGGCACGCCGAGGACGCCGACGATCACAACTTGCCGCTGATGTACTGGTTCGCCGCGGAACCGCTCGCTGCGGAGAACCCCGAACAGGCGCTGACGTTTGGTCTCTCATGCGGCGAGACGATTCCGCTGCTGCGGAAGTTTATGATCCGCCGCATCGCGAGCATCGACTCGCCCGAGGCGCTCGCCACGCTCGTGCAGGCCGTCGCCGAGTCGGATAACGCCGGCGAGCAACTTGAACTCATCGTCGGCATGCGCACCGCCCTGCAGGGGCAACGTCAGGTTGCCCAGCCGAAGAACTGGCCCGCCGCCGCCGCGAAGGCGGCAAAGAGCAGCGACGAAAAAGTTCGCCGCGAGGCGACGGCCCTCGGCGTGACGTTCGGCGATAAGGATGCGATGGCCGCGCTGCGGGCTGTCGTCGTCGATGGCAAGGCGAGCGATGGCGCTCGGCGGCAGGCGCTCGACGCCCTGCTCCGCGTCAAGGACCCAGGCCTGGCGCCCGTGCTACTCAAGTTGCTGACCGATCCCGGCTTGTGCGAGCCGGCCCTTTCGGGCCTTGCGTTCTACGAGGACGCGGCCGTGCCGGGGGCTGTGCTAAAGATCTACGGCAACGCCTCGCCGGCGGCGAAGCGGGCCGCTTTGGCGACGCTTTGTTCGCGGCCCGGCTATGGCGTCGAACTGCTGAAGGCGATCGAGGCCAAGCAGATTCCGGCCGCCGACCTGTCGGCGGACCTCGTGCGTCAGTTGCAGAACCACAACAACGCCGACCTCGACGAACTGCTCGCCAACGTCTGGGGCCAAGTGCGCAGCACGCCGGCCGACAAGGCCGCGATGATCGTCGCCCTCCGCGAGATGTTGAAGCACCCGTCGGCGACGCCCGACGTGGAACTCGGCCGCGCCGTGTTTGTGAAGACCTGCCAGCAGTGCCACACGCTGTACGGCGTTGGCGCCAAGATCGGTCCCGATCTCACCGGCTCGAACCGCGCCGACGTCGAGTACTTGCTGTCGAACGTCATCGACCCGAGCTCGGTTATCTCGAAGGATTATCAGCAAACGGTCATCCTCACGGTCGACGGACTTGTCATCTCAGGTCTCGTGAAGGCGGAAGACGACAAGTCAGTCACGATTCAGACGACGACCGAAACGATCGTCGTACCGCAGGACGAAATCGAGGATCGCCAACTGAGCGACGCCTCGATGATGCCTGAGGATCAGCTGAAGCAATTCTCGCCGCAGCAAATTGCGTCGCTCTTCGCCTATCTCCAGGCGAAGGGCCAGAACCCGATCCAAGCGCAAGCCGACAACCAAGAGTTGTTCTTCAACGGCAAGGATCTGACCGGCTGGAACGGCAATCACGAACTATGGTCGGTTGAAGAAGGCGAACTCATCGGCCGCAGTAAGAATGGGCTGGCGAAGAACGAGTTCCTATTCAGCGATTTCGCCGTCGGCGATTTCGAACTGACGTTCCAAGTGAAACTTGTCGACGACGCCGGCAACAGCGGCGTCCAGTTCCGCAGCCAGCCTGCCGAGGGAGGCGAGGCAAAGGGGTACCAAGCCGACATCGGCCCCGATTGGTGGGGCAAGCTTTACGAAGAGTCGGGCCGCGCTCTACTGTGGGAGAAGTCGGGCGAAGAGTTCGTCCGCAAGGGTGAGTGGAACGACTACAAGATCGTCGCCGAGGGGAGCCACATCCGCACGTGGATCAACGGCAAACCATGCGTTGATCTCGACGATCCCGATGGCGAGCGTCGCGGGCTGTTCGCGCTGCAGCTCCACTCGGGCGGGCCAACCGAGGTGCGTTTCCGCAACCTGAAGCTGAAGGTACTCGACGCCCCTGCAGCCGCCGAGGCAGAGAAGGTTACTTCTGCAGAATAA